A window of the Fuscovulum sp. genome harbors these coding sequences:
- a CDS encoding MOSC domain-containing protein: MTGGRLAHICRHPIKGHGREMLASVRLSAGECLPWDRLWAVAHDAAKLTDGWNPCVNFARGAKAYALMAIESELDTTTATVTLRHPDRGEITFRPDDAADTPRFLDWVRPLNPEKRAQPTRIVTAGRGMTDSDFPSISILNLASLADLSTRIGQDLSIHRWRGNLWLDGAPAWAEWDWVGRDIRIGTAILHLQERITRCMATTVEPATGHSNADTLGALERNYGHQDFGLYATVLQPGTIATGDEWTLA; the protein is encoded by the coding sequence ATGACAGGCGGGCGGCTGGCCCATATCTGCCGCCACCCGATCAAGGGACACGGACGCGAGATGCTCGCGTCCGTTCGTCTTTCTGCGGGCGAATGCTTGCCATGGGACAGGCTCTGGGCGGTGGCCCACGATGCCGCCAAGCTGACCGATGGCTGGAACCCTTGCGTGAACTTCGCACGCGGGGCCAAGGCCTATGCCCTCATGGCCATCGAATCCGAACTGGACACGACAACCGCCACCGTCACCTTGCGCCACCCCGACCGGGGCGAGATCACCTTCCGCCCCGACGATGCCGCTGACACGCCCCGCTTTCTGGATTGGGTCCGCCCGCTGAACCCGGAAAAACGCGCCCAGCCCACCCGCATCGTCACCGCCGGTCGCGGCATGACCGACAGCGATTTCCCCTCCATCTCCATCCTCAACCTCGCCTCCCTTGCCGATCTGTCCACACGCATCGGGCAGGATCTTTCAATCCACCGCTGGCGCGGCAACCTCTGGCTCGACGGCGCGCCCGCTTGGGCCGAATGGGATTGGGTCGGCCGCGACATCCGCATCGGCACCGCCATCCTGCATCTGCAGGAACGCATCACCCGCTGCATGGCCACCACCGTCGAACCCGCCACCGGCCACAGCAACGCCGATACGCTCGGCGCCCTTGAACGCAACTACGGGCATCAGGATTTCGGCCTCTACGCCACCGTCCTGCAACCCGGCACCATCGCCACAGGCGATGAATGGACCCTCGCATGA
- the yihA gene encoding ribosome biogenesis GTP-binding protein YihA/YsxC produces MTGLQFSLAPDASDEAREAGRLLFAGPVTFVKGVVAMSGLPPADRLEVCFAGRSNVGKSSLINALTGRKTLARASNTPGRTQEINYFALGENRYMTDLPGYGYAEAPVAVVRKWQELLKAYLAGRQTLRRAFVLIDTRHGVKAVDEEILTLLDRSAVTFQCVLTKADKVNAETREASIAQVKAALAKHPAAYPELVVTSSEKGDGIETLRAIIATLE; encoded by the coding sequence ATGACCGGCCTGCAATTCTCCCTCGCCCCCGACGCATCGGATGAGGCGCGCGAAGCGGGCCGCCTGCTCTTCGCAGGCCCCGTCACCTTCGTCAAAGGCGTGGTCGCCATGTCCGGCCTGCCCCCTGCCGACCGGCTTGAGGTCTGCTTCGCCGGCCGCTCCAACGTCGGCAAATCCAGCCTGATCAACGCCCTGACAGGCCGCAAAACCCTCGCCCGCGCCTCCAACACACCGGGCCGCACGCAGGAAATCAACTACTTCGCCCTTGGCGAAAACCGCTACATGACCGACCTTCCCGGTTATGGCTATGCCGAAGCCCCGGTCGCCGTCGTCCGCAAGTGGCAGGAACTCCTGAAGGCCTATCTCGCTGGCCGCCAGACCCTGCGCCGCGCCTTCGTGCTGATCGACACGCGCCACGGGGTGAAAGCGGTAGATGAAGAGATTCTCACCCTCCTCGACCGCTCCGCCGTCACCTTCCAATGCGTGCTGACCAAGGCCGACAAGGTGAATGCAGAAACGCGCGAGGCCTCTATCGCGCAGGTCAAGGCCGCGCTGGCCAAACACCCCGCCGCCTATCCCGAACTGGTGGTCACCTCGTCGGAAAAGGGCGACGGCATCGAAACCCTCCGCGCCATCATCGCCACGTTGGAGTGA
- a CDS encoding SDR family oxidoreductase produces the protein MAEQKTLVLTGASRGIGHATVKRFSAEGWRVLTCSRHPFDERCPWPGGEENHIQIDLASPDKTIAAIETIKAKINGRLDALVNNAGISPKGEGGKRLNTLETDLRTWGQVFHVNFFASIVLARGLQAELSAARGCVVNVTSIAGSRVHPFAGAAYSTSKAALAALTREMAHDFGPLGVRVNAIAPGEIETAILSPGTDKIVEQLPMQRLGQPREVADAIWFLCSDQSSYISGAEIQVNGAQHV, from the coding sequence ATGGCAGAGCAAAAAACCCTCGTGTTGACAGGGGCTTCGCGTGGGATCGGGCATGCGACGGTGAAACGGTTTTCGGCTGAAGGCTGGCGGGTGCTGACCTGTTCGCGCCATCCGTTTGATGAGCGCTGCCCCTGGCCGGGTGGAGAGGAGAACCATATCCAGATCGATCTGGCCAGCCCCGACAAGACCATCGCCGCCATCGAGACGATAAAAGCCAAGATAAACGGGCGGTTAGATGCGCTGGTGAACAATGCGGGGATCAGCCCGAAAGGCGAAGGGGGCAAGCGCCTTAACACTTTGGAAACCGATCTGCGGACCTGGGGGCAGGTGTTCCATGTGAACTTTTTCGCGTCGATCGTGCTGGCGCGGGGGTTGCAGGCGGAACTGTCGGCGGCGCGGGGGTGTGTGGTGAATGTCACCTCTATCGCGGGAAGCCGGGTGCACCCTTTTGCGGGGGCGGCCTATTCCACATCCAAGGCGGCGCTGGCGGCGTTGACGCGGGAAATGGCCCATGATTTCGGGCCGTTAGGGGTGCGCGTCAATGCCATTGCGCCCGGCGAGATCGAGACGGCGATCCTGTCGCCGGGGACGGACAAGATCGTGGAGCAGTTGCCGATGCAGCGGCTGGGCCAGCCGCGCGAAGTGGCGGATGCGATCTGGTTTTTGTGTTCCGATCAGTCGTCCTACATTTCCGGCGCGGAGATACAGGTGAACGGCGCGCAGCATGTGTGA